The following proteins come from a genomic window of Candidatus Woesearchaeota archaeon:
- a CDS encoding nitroreductase family protein — MVKSLSDLILERKSVKSYYKKSVSDEFIGELIDAARWAPSAGNMQDWRFIIVRSEKVKEKIAEACLNQDWMREAPVFIAICSDFQFLETMYPKLYSLFSVQDCALATANILLKATELGLGSCVVAPFNREKVREVLGVPDNADVYSIVILGYAREIEPSHRHNIQDLVFFEKWGQMDNQSVKRLKDVEVEIEKKIKNIKEKMLSKLPLKKK; from the coding sequence ATGGTTAAAAGCTTATCTGATTTGATTCTTGAGAGAAAATCTGTAAAATCCTATTATAAAAAGAGTGTTTCTGATGAATTTATCGGTGAGTTAATTGATGCTGCAAGATGGGCTCCTTCTGCAGGCAATATGCAAGATTGGAGATTTATAATAGTACGATCTGAAAAGGTAAAAGAAAAAATTGCTGAAGCATGTTTAAATCAGGATTGGATGAGAGAAGCACCAGTGTTTATAGCAATATGCTCGGATTTTCAATTTTTAGAAACAATGTATCCTAAGTTGTATTCTTTGTTCAGTGTTCAAGATTGTGCTTTGGCTACAGCCAATATTTTATTGAAAGCAACTGAATTAGGTTTAGGAAGCTGTGTAGTTGCACCTTTTAATAGAGAAAAAGTAAGAGAAGTTTTAGGTGTGCCTGATAATGCAGATGTTTATTCTATAGTTATCTTAGGTTATGCAAGAGAAATTGAACCTTCACATAGACATAATATTCAAGATTTAGTTTTCTTTGAAAAGTGGGGACAAATGGATAATCAAAGTGTGAAAAGATTAAAAGACGTTGAAGTTGAGATTGAAAAGAAGATTAAAAATATAAAAGAGAAAATGCTGTCCAAGTTACCTTTGAAGAAGAAATAG
- a CDS encoding DUF1003 domain-containing protein, translated as MNYKSIKHPFKHKLSFGQRAADRLTGFAGSWFFISSLLIFIGLWILTNVLLLRINSSWDSYPFILLNLGLSCLAALQAPIILMSQNRGAQRDRLRAEYDYKVNVKAEKEIEDMQKDLEEIKILIRTNKKLIKKRGVKK; from the coding sequence ATGAATTATAAATCTATTAAACATCCCTTCAAGCATAAACTCTCTTTTGGGCAGAGAGCAGCAGATAGATTGACTGGTTTTGCAGGTAGTTGGTTTTTCATTTCTAGTTTATTAATTTTTATTGGTTTATGGATTTTAACAAATGTTCTTCTTTTGCGAATAAATTCTTCTTGGGATTCATATCCTTTTATTTTATTAAACCTTGGTTTATCTTGTTTAGCAGCATTACAGGCCCCAATAATTTTGATGAGTCAAAATAGGGGAGCACAAAGAGATAGATTAAGGGCTGAATATGATTATAAAGTGAATGTTAAGGCTGAGAAAGAAATCGAAGATATGCAAAAGGACTTAGAAGAAATTAAAATCTTAATAAGAACTAATAAAAAATTAATTAAAAAAAGAGGTGTTAAAAAATGA
- a CDS encoding AAA family ATPase, giving the protein MSKLSKADVEENKNAREKVRGVYKEVITSGIYVNTRYSIPLEYRDVFGEEKKEFLDPMVSSAIINCLVPKSGLLFRGGHGGGKTSLIMKVSSAMTGISEAELRKSMIRGNDDETYNTLVASLNLGRLLGPEHAEEVRWRPFITSKVKIIDEVNRFLPATLNGLFEPLNEGSAGFAVTGETMALDDYVFYATENPNDEGTYKLPKPFLDRFSMRVNAPQVPGVNDLFVLSQRKDDKLNKLALKSIFKFDELVNLRRKIIEDISFTTDSLLYTIYATEGMSLCVRADQLDKNQSTIDVGPRCKGCEYSGQYCEMTQQGISGRAFLDVLRWSKAYSWFLNSFERSEKPEVQLSIIQSILPYLIAHRITPNDHQLKKDPYWGMEGKFTQTLIEKLNEGYNTTKSLLVDMNEVLSGALPFNKSKINTPTKDLVIEYGYKPLLKEASESDSFKTFYKRLIGAKLDLNDLSIMEKNIFESLDIKPQARMYLVQLMNIHKLNYGGKNGS; this is encoded by the coding sequence ATGAGCAAATTATCTAAGGCAGATGTTGAAGAAAATAAAAATGCGCGGGAAAAGGTGAGAGGGGTATATAAAGAAGTAATTACGAGTGGAATTTATGTAAACACAAGATATTCTATTCCTCTTGAGTACAGAGATGTTTTTGGTGAAGAAAAAAAGGAGTTTCTAGATCCAATGGTTTCTTCTGCAATTATTAATTGTTTAGTTCCGAAAAGTGGTTTGCTTTTTAGGGGTGGACATGGTGGTGGTAAAACGAGTTTAATAATGAAAGTTTCTTCTGCTATGACTGGAATTTCTGAAGCAGAGCTTAGAAAAAGTATGATTCGGGGAAATGATGATGAAACATATAATACTTTAGTTGCATCTTTGAATCTTGGAAGGTTACTGGGTCCAGAACATGCAGAAGAAGTAAGATGGAGACCTTTTATAACTTCAAAAGTAAAGATTATTGATGAAGTTAATAGATTTTTGCCAGCTACATTAAACGGGCTTTTTGAGCCTTTAAATGAGGGTAGTGCTGGTTTTGCAGTTACAGGTGAAACTATGGCTTTAGATGATTATGTTTTTTATGCTACTGAGAATCCAAATGATGAAGGAACGTATAAACTTCCAAAACCTTTTTTAGATAGATTTAGTATGCGCGTAAACGCACCACAAGTTCCAGGTGTTAATGATTTGTTTGTTCTTTCACAGAGAAAAGATGATAAATTAAATAAGTTAGCTCTTAAAAGTATTTTTAAATTTGATGAATTAGTAAATTTAAGAAGAAAAATAATTGAAGATATTTCTTTCACAACTGATTCTTTATTATATACTATTTATGCAACTGAAGGTATGTCTTTGTGTGTGAGGGCTGATCAGCTTGATAAAAATCAAAGCACAATTGATGTTGGCCCCAGATGTAAAGGTTGCGAATATTCAGGACAGTATTGTGAAATGACTCAACAAGGAATTTCAGGAAGAGCATTTTTAGATGTTTTAAGATGGAGTAAAGCATACTCTTGGTTCTTAAATTCTTTTGAGAGATCTGAAAAACCAGAAGTTCAATTAAGTATAATTCAATCAATTTTACCTTACTTAATTGCGCATAGAATTACACCCAACGATCATCAACTTAAAAAAGATCCTTATTGGGGAATGGAAGGTAAATTTACTCAAACTTTAATTGAAAAATTAAATGAAGGTTATAACACTACTAAAAGTTTATTAGTTGATATGAATGAAGTTTTATCTGGAGCATTGCCTTTTAATAAATCTAAGATTAATACACCTACTAAAGATTTAGTTATTGAGTATGGTTATAAACCTTTACTTAAGGAAGCAAGTGAATCTGATAGTTTTAAAACTTTTTACAAAAGGTTGATTGGAGCAAAATTGGATTTAAATGATTTGAGTATAATGGAGAAAAATATTTTTGAAAGTTTAGATATTAAACCCCAAGCAAGAATGTATTTAGTGCAACTTATGAATATACACAAATTAAATTACGGTGGAAAAAATGGCTCTTAA
- a CDS encoding MiaB/RimO family radical SAM methylthiotransferase, whose protein sequence is MKVCVITFGCAFNKADSKKIEEILFKKNIELVDENKAELLIINTCGVKRATHNRIINYLKGLKKKAIITGCLVKILRLQGLNKNLVIAKEISEIDKLLKKEKSKKIKKLKEDIGIIQISQGCLNNCNYCATKIARGNLKSKTISEILGEIDSKIKNGCQEIYLTAQDTGCYGFDIKTSLSELLEQILKEFNSLNVKFRLGMANPTYLKKNLGVIIKALNSSLFMKFLHIPVQTGSNKVLKEMGRDYKVKDFVEIVSQVRNKVKDVSVATDIIVGYPTETEKDFLETVNLLKKLKIEVVNVSKYSKMPGTVAGAMKQLSSQDIKRRSVVLHKLIKEYKK, encoded by the coding sequence ATGAAAGTGTGTGTAATTACTTTTGGCTGTGCATTTAATAAAGCTGATTCTAAAAAAATTGAAGAGATATTATTTAAGAAGAATATAGAATTGGTTGATGAGAATAAAGCTGAATTATTAATAATTAATACTTGTGGGGTTAAAAGAGCCACACATAATAGAATAATAAATTACCTCAAAGGATTAAAGAAAAAGGCTATTATAACTGGCTGTTTGGTTAAAATACTTAGGCTCCAAGGTTTGAATAAAAATTTAGTTATTGCTAAAGAAATCTCAGAGATTGATAAGCTCTTGAAAAAGGAAAAGTCTAAGAAAATCAAAAAATTAAAAGAAGATATAGGAATAATTCAAATTTCTCAAGGTTGTTTAAATAATTGTAATTATTGCGCAACAAAAATTGCGCGTGGAAATTTAAAATCTAAAACTATTTCAGAGATTTTAGGTGAAATTGATAGTAAAATAAAAAATGGTTGTCAAGAGATTTATTTAACTGCCCAGGATACAGGTTGTTATGGTTTTGATATTAAAACAAGTTTATCTGAATTATTAGAACAAATTTTAAAAGAATTTAATAGCCTAAATGTTAAGTTTAGATTAGGAATGGCTAATCCTACTTATCTAAAAAAGAATTTAGGAGTTATAATTAAAGCTTTGAATTCTAGTTTATTTATGAAATTCTTACATATTCCAGTTCAGACTGGGTCTAATAAGGTTTTGAAAGAAATGGGTAGAGATTATAAAGTAAAAGATTTTGTTGAAATTGTTTCTCAAGTTAGAAATAAAGTTAAAGATGTAAGTGTTGCGACTGATATTATTGTTGGATATCCTACTGAAACTGAAAAAGATTTTTTAGAAACTGTTAATTTATTAAAGAAATTAAAAATTGAAGTTGTTAACGTTTCTAAATATTCTAAAATGCCTGGAACTGTTGCGGGTGCGATGAAGCAATTATCTAGTCAAGATATTAAGAGAAGAAGTGTTGTGCTGCATAAATTAATTAAAGAATATAAAAAATAA
- the gatE gene encoding Glu-tRNA(Gln) amidotransferase subunit GatE, translating into MTEKNLEEDLKYYNELGFKAGLEIHQQLETHKLFCKCPSLVNDPNKADIKFERRFRSVLSEKGEKDIVAEFEMQKNKVIRYEACSSSSCLVEYDEEPPHSINKYALNIALEIATLFNAEIVDEIQIMRKAVVDGSVTSGFQRTMLIAKRGYIKTSLGNVHIDTVCLEEEAAKKLSEDSNYITYRLDRLGVPLVEIATAPEIKTPEHAKECASIIGMILRSTNKVKRGIGTIRQDVNLSIRGHPRIEIKGFQELKSMPKVIENEVKRQIEDIKNKTLKAEVRKANVDFTTTFQRPMPGAARMYPETDHVPIKISEEMLENISRPELITEKTISLEKKYKISSVLAEEIIKNKINFEDYVSKLENIEPEFIARVLVEYPKQIKTKYNLEIKYDIYSILDLYNNRKISKEAVLEIMVELNATGRRLDEISKKYLSVDEEEVKKEIKKIILDLESEDKEPKMNEVMGRLMEKYRGKIDGKRAVELIKIILKS; encoded by the coding sequence ATGACTGAAAAAAATTTGGAAGAGGATTTAAAGTATTATAATGAACTCGGATTTAAAGCTGGATTAGAAATACATCAACAGTTAGAAACACATAAATTATTTTGTAAATGTCCTTCTTTAGTTAATGATCCTAACAAAGCAGATATCAAATTTGAAAGAAGGTTTAGATCTGTATTGAGTGAGAAAGGTGAGAAAGATATAGTTGCAGAGTTTGAGATGCAAAAAAATAAGGTAATTAGATATGAAGCTTGTTCAAGTTCTTCTTGTTTGGTAGAATATGATGAAGAGCCGCCACACTCTATTAATAAATATGCTTTAAATATTGCACTTGAAATTGCAACATTATTCAATGCAGAAATAGTTGATGAAATACAAATAATGAGAAAAGCAGTTGTTGATGGTTCAGTAACTTCTGGTTTTCAGAGAACAATGTTAATTGCAAAAAGAGGATATATAAAAACTTCTTTAGGAAATGTTCATATAGATACAGTTTGTTTAGAAGAAGAAGCAGCAAAAAAGCTTTCTGAAGATTCTAATTATATTACTTATAGATTAGATAGATTAGGTGTTCCATTAGTTGAGATTGCAACTGCTCCAGAAATAAAAACTCCTGAGCATGCAAAAGAATGTGCTTCGATAATCGGAATGATTCTAAGATCTACAAATAAAGTAAAAAGAGGAATTGGAACAATAAGACAAGATGTTAATCTTTCTATTAGGGGGCATCCAAGAATTGAAATTAAAGGTTTTCAAGAACTAAAAAGTATGCCTAAAGTTATTGAAAATGAGGTTAAAAGGCAGATTGAAGATATAAAGAATAAAACTTTAAAAGCCGAGGTTAGAAAAGCTAATGTCGATTTTACAACTACTTTTCAAAGACCTATGCCTGGTGCTGCAAGAATGTATCCCGAGACAGATCATGTACCTATTAAAATAAGTGAAGAGATGTTAGAAAATATAAGTAGACCTGAATTGATAACTGAGAAAACAATAAGTTTAGAAAAGAAATATAAAATTTCATCTGTGTTGGCTGAAGAGATAATAAAAAATAAAATTAATTTTGAAGATTATGTTTCTAAATTAGAGAATATAGAACCCGAATTTATTGCAAGAGTATTAGTTGAATATCCTAAACAAATTAAAACCAAATATAATTTAGAAATAAAATATGATATTTATTCAATATTAGATTTATATAATAATAGAAAGATTTCTAAAGAAGCGGTTTTGGAGATTATGGTTGAGTTAAACGCTACTGGAAGAAGATTAGATGAAATCTCTAAAAAATATCTTAGTGTGGATGAAGAAGAAGTCAAAAAAGAAATTAAAAAAATTATTTTAGATTTAGAAAGTGAAGATAAAGAACCAAAAATGAATGAGGTTATGGGAAGATTGATGGAAAAGTATAGAGGAAAAATTGATGGAAAGAGAGCAGTAGAATTAATAAAAATAATTCTAAAATCTTAG
- the ftsZ gene encoding cell division protein FtsZ — translation MEFLVQDAIKQAEKHNGADDALIGQANIKVIGTGGAGGNIVTWLYQKGIRGAEIIAVNTDRQHLDIHEADKKILIGKDLTRGLGCGGFPQRGQEAAKESLQELKESLKDSDMVFVCAGMGGGTGTGSAPVVAKIAKDMGAIVIGTVTMPFDIERARIDKAEYGLQELREVSDSVIVIDNNRLASIAGNLPVQQAFAVANELLSTMIKGIVETIAIPSLVNLDYADVKAIMTDSGVCAIGIGESGSEHRVEEATRRALSNPLLDVSYKGATGALIHVAGGPDLTLDEVNRVGQIVTEALDQDANVIWGARISDDMKGRLRIMTIIAGVNSPYILGKSDYKKSAGQRNRMSHELGIDMV, via the coding sequence ATGGAGTTCCTTGTACAAGATGCAATAAAGCAAGCTGAAAAGCACAATGGTGCAGATGATGCACTAATAGGACAAGCAAATATAAAAGTAATTGGTACTGGTGGTGCCGGCGGTAATATAGTAACCTGGCTATATCAGAAAGGTATCAGAGGTGCAGAAATCATAGCTGTAAATACTGATAGACAACACTTAGATATACATGAAGCAGACAAAAAAATCCTTATAGGAAAGGATTTGACTAGAGGTCTTGGATGTGGAGGTTTCCCACAAAGAGGACAAGAAGCTGCTAAAGAAAGCCTTCAAGAACTTAAAGAGTCTCTTAAAGATTCAGATATGGTTTTTGTTTGTGCTGGTATGGGTGGAGGAACTGGAACTGGTTCAGCACCTGTTGTAGCAAAAATAGCTAAAGACATGGGTGCTATTGTTATAGGTACAGTAACTATGCCTTTTGATATTGAAAGAGCCAGAATAGACAAAGCTGAATACGGTCTTCAAGAACTTAGAGAAGTCAGTGATTCTGTTATAGTAATTGATAACAACAGATTAGCTTCAATCGCTGGAAATCTTCCAGTTCAACAAGCTTTTGCTGTTGCAAATGAATTACTTTCAACAATGATTAAAGGAATTGTAGAGACAATTGCTATTCCAAGTCTTGTTAACTTAGACTACGCAGATGTTAAAGCTATCATGACAGATTCCGGTGTTTGCGCAATAGGTATCGGAGAATCAGGATCAGAACATAGGGTAGAAGAAGCAACAAGAAGAGCATTAAGCAATCCTCTACTTGATGTCAGTTACAAAGGAGCAACTGGAGCATTAATCCATGTTGCAGGTGGACCAGACTTAACTCTTGATGAAGTAAATAGGGTTGGACAAATTGTTACTGAAGCTCTTGACCAAGATGCAAATGTTATCTGGGGAGCAAGAATCAGCGACGATATGAAAGGAAGACTAAGGATTATGACTATTATAGCAGGTGTTAACTCACCATATATCCTTGGAAAGTCTGACTACAAAAAATCAGCTGGACAAAGAAACAGAATGAGTCATGAGTTAGGCATAGACATGGTTTAA
- a CDS encoding ATP-dependent DNA ligase, with translation MDYSDLVNYYEKIGKTSKRLEKTEIISELLKNSSKEEISILIHLLQGKVFPNYDERKIGFSSRLMLKGISSAIGISQEEVEKIWKKEGDLGKVSEILSQKKKQKTLFAQKLTIKKVYSNIQKLAELEGEGTVSRKIALVSELLSNSSPLEAKYITRTVLEELRVGIAEGILRDSIAKAFNFEIKDIENLSNSLADYGEVAELAKQGKLKSSGLIVGRPNKVMLAIKVKDFKEAFEALGEEIQLEYKLDGFRVTIHKINNTYKFFTRRFEDVTTQFQEIILYLDKYIKGKSYILDSEFVGYNPKTKLYLPFQNISQRIRRKYDLQETAKKFPVEVSVFDILNYEGEDLIQKPLKERRKILEKIIKQEKTKVILTNCIITNKISEAEAFYKKALKEGLEGVMAKNINSQYTPGRYVNGWLKLKPIMETLDLVIVGAAWGEGKRSDWLSSFELACKNKNEFALIGKVGTGFKEKEGLTFEKLTKLLKPLIIKETGKIISVKPKIIVEVMYEEIQTSSTYSSGFALRFPRFLRLRNDKGLNGVSDIEYIKKLFKSQK, from the coding sequence ATGGATTATTCAGACCTAGTAAATTATTATGAAAAGATAGGAAAGACTTCTAAAAGACTTGAAAAAACAGAGATAATTTCTGAACTATTAAAAAATTCAAGTAAAGAAGAAATCTCAATTCTAATACACCTACTTCAAGGAAAGGTTTTTCCAAATTATGATGAAAGAAAAATCGGTTTTAGCTCAAGATTAATGTTAAAAGGAATTTCATCTGCAATTGGAATCTCTCAAGAAGAAGTGGAAAAAATTTGGAAAAAAGAAGGAGACCTAGGAAAAGTTTCAGAAATACTCTCACAAAAGAAAAAACAAAAAACTTTATTCGCACAAAAGCTAACAATAAAAAAAGTATACTCTAATATACAAAAACTTGCAGAACTTGAAGGCGAAGGAACAGTATCAAGAAAAATTGCTTTGGTTTCAGAATTATTATCTAACTCATCACCCTTAGAAGCAAAATATATTACAAGAACTGTACTTGAAGAACTAAGAGTAGGTATTGCTGAAGGAATTTTAAGAGATAGTATTGCAAAAGCATTCAATTTTGAAATTAAAGATATTGAAAACCTATCAAACTCATTAGCAGATTATGGTGAAGTTGCAGAACTTGCCAAACAAGGAAAACTAAAGTCTTCTGGCCTAATTGTCGGACGTCCAAACAAGGTAATGCTTGCTATTAAGGTCAAGGATTTTAAAGAAGCATTCGAAGCTTTAGGAGAAGAAATACAATTAGAATACAAACTAGATGGTTTCAGAGTCACAATCCACAAAATAAATAATACTTATAAGTTTTTTACAAGAAGATTTGAAGATGTAACAACACAATTTCAAGAAATTATTCTCTACTTAGACAAATATATAAAAGGAAAATCTTACATTTTAGATTCAGAATTTGTTGGGTATAATCCAAAAACAAAATTATATTTACCATTTCAAAATATTTCTCAAAGAATAAGAAGAAAATACGATTTACAAGAAACAGCAAAAAAATTTCCAGTTGAAGTTAGTGTTTTTGATATATTAAATTATGAAGGAGAAGATTTAATTCAGAAACCACTAAAAGAGCGTAGAAAAATCTTAGAGAAAATTATTAAACAAGAAAAAACAAAAGTTATTCTTACTAATTGTATAATTACAAATAAAATTTCTGAAGCAGAAGCATTTTATAAAAAAGCCCTAAAAGAAGGTTTAGAAGGAGTAATGGCAAAAAATATTAATTCTCAATACACGCCAGGAAGATATGTAAATGGTTGGTTAAAATTAAAACCAATTATGGAAACTTTAGATTTAGTTATTGTTGGTGCAGCATGGGGAGAAGGAAAACGTTCAGATTGGTTGAGTAGTTTTGAATTAGCATGTAAAAACAAAAATGAATTTGCACTAATTGGAAAAGTTGGAACAGGTTTTAAAGAAAAAGAAGGGTTAACTTTTGAAAAATTAACAAAATTACTAAAACCCTTAATAATTAAAGAAACTGGAAAAATTATTTCAGTAAAACCAAAAATAATTGTTGAAGTAATGTATGAAGAAATACAAACTTCATCAACATATTCATCAGGATTTGCATTAAGATTTCCAAGATTCCTAAGATTAAGAAATGATAAAGGTTTAAATGGGGTTTCAGACATTGAATATATAAAAAAATTATTCAAATCTCAAAAATAA
- a CDS encoding alpha/beta hydrolase, whose translation MKKKFKRILYLITFFAVLIIISRAVNIYSIKSWEKQQKYGKDGILVGAESYHFDRGGDNIVMLHSLGGSPAEFKDIVIYLAGKNYNVDALLLPGHGTTPEDLAKVGYEEWISEVDHLLSMLDKDKTIISGTSTGSILALYFAQKYNLKGVILLNSPLELQSAYIKFISLIKLFTPYNVINSDEYLEIKKERVSYNALPYSSVEELLELTSEIKLQEIDEPILILQSQKDELVKVESAEVIFNNVNSQRKYVVYLSNSTHGVLTSDDKKLAVKVMEGFLQEL comes from the coding sequence TTGAAAAAAAAATTTAAAAGAATATTATATCTTATTACTTTTTTTGCGGTTTTAATAATTATAAGTAGAGCTGTAAATATTTATAGTATTAAATCTTGGGAAAAGCAACAAAAATATGGCAAAGATGGGATTTTAGTTGGTGCAGAAAGTTATCATTTTGATAGAGGTGGTGATAATATAGTTATGTTACATTCTTTGGGTGGTTCTCCTGCAGAATTTAAAGATATAGTGATTTATTTGGCTGGAAAAAATTATAATGTTGATGCTTTACTTCTTCCAGGGCATGGAACTACACCTGAAGATTTGGCAAAAGTAGGTTATGAAGAATGGATTAGTGAAGTAGATCATCTTCTTAGTATGCTGGATAAAGATAAAACAATAATTTCTGGAACATCTACTGGAAGTATATTAGCTTTATATTTTGCACAGAAGTATAATCTTAAAGGTGTGATTTTGTTAAATAGTCCATTAGAATTGCAGTCAGCCTATATTAAATTTATTTCTTTAATTAAATTATTTACACCCTATAATGTTATTAATTCTGATGAATATTTAGAAATTAAAAAGGAAAGGGTAAGTTATAATGCTTTGCCTTATTCTAGTGTTGAGGAGTTGTTGGAATTAACAAGTGAGATTAAACTTCAAGAAATAGATGAGCCAATACTCATTTTGCAATCTCAGAAAGATGAACTTGTTAAAGTTGAGAGCGCAGAAGTTATATTTAATAATGTAAATTCTCAAAGAAAGTATGTTGTATATTTAAGTAATTCAACTCATGGAGTTTTGACAAGTGATGATAAAAAGCTTGCTGTTAAAGTTATGGAAGGTTTTCTTCAAGAGTTGTAA
- a CDS encoding 7-cyano-7-deazaguanine synthase, which yields MSNIPNAIILLSGGLDSSVTAFYVKDKFKPKNIICLFFDYGQRTLKQEESSSRIICKLINGTFKKINISWLKEFNTSIINKDIKKTSNYTEKDLGNIKKTKQELENWWVPARNLIFISSALALAESEQIKKNIHYNIYTGFKSEGQIPMKDATPEFLSLMNKMVKHATLKENYKIIAPLINYDKDKIVEIGTKLKVPLEKTFSCYISNKNGHCGKCEACILRKKAFYWANIKDKTIYLN from the coding sequence ATGTCAAATATACCAAATGCAATCATTTTGCTTTCAGGAGGTTTAGATAGTTCTGTAACTGCTTTTTATGTAAAAGACAAATTTAAACCAAAAAATATAATCTGCCTTTTCTTTGATTATGGACAAAGAACTTTAAAACAAGAAGAGTCCTCATCAAGAATAATCTGCAAGCTAATCAATGGAACTTTTAAAAAAATAAATATTTCCTGGTTAAAAGAGTTTAATACTTCTATAATAAACAAAGATATTAAAAAAACCTCAAACTACACAGAAAAAGACCTAGGAAATATAAAAAAGACAAAACAAGAATTAGAAAATTGGTGGGTCCCTGCAAGAAATTTAATATTCATAAGTTCAGCACTTGCGCTTGCAGAATCTGAACAAATAAAAAAGAATATTCATTATAATATTTACACAGGTTTTAAATCAGAAGGACAAATTCCAATGAAAGACGCAACTCCAGAATTTTTAAGCTTAATGAACAAAATGGTTAAACACGCAACTTTAAAAGAAAATTATAAAATAATTGCCCCCTTAATAAATTATGACAAAGATAAAATTGTAGAAATTGGAACAAAACTAAAGGTTCCCCTTGAAAAGACATTTAGTTGTTATATTAGTAATAAAAATGGCCACTGCGGGAAATGTGAAGCCTGCATACTAAGAAAAAAAGCCTTCTACTGGGCAAATATTAAAGATAAAACAATTTATTTAAATTAG
- the gatD gene encoding Glu-tRNA(Gln) amidotransferase subunit GatD has translation MDFKGLKQGYKINVKTSIEVVEGILINDKKDILVLKLNNGYNIGIEKSNIRDIRVVEKSEMVSNPNGKKIELNKNLPKILILHTGGTIASRVDYKTGAVHASFEPEQLIEMFPELHEIANIDSVFIGNIWSDDLRFKHITLIAKEIEKNISKGYKGIIISMGTDNLAVGAAALSFAIENSNIPIIFVGAQRSSDRGSSDAGVNLVCAASFVCNSNYRGVAICMHSKSSDITCDIFSATKTKKLHTSRRDAFQNINTESIAMVDYKTGKVSMKQENYSSGEMKILPEFEDKVAILKIHINMNLEQFKFYKGYKGLIIEGTGLGQIPFTKNDGVTEEHEKIRQALKEVIESGTVVVMTSNCIFGRVNMDVYKPARELQELGVIPGEDMLTETAFVKLAWLLKNHPNQVKELIGKNICGEISSRTMYQNISQFN, from the coding sequence ATGGACTTTAAAGGGCTTAAACAAGGTTATAAAATAAATGTTAAAACTAGCATAGAAGTTGTAGAAGGAATTTTGATAAATGACAAAAAAGATATTCTTGTTTTAAAATTAAATAATGGTTATAATATTGGAATTGAAAAATCAAATATAAGAGATATAAGGGTTGTTGAAAAATCTGAAATGGTTTCTAATCCTAATGGAAAAAAAATTGAATTAAATAAAAATCTTCCAAAGATTTTAATTTTACATACCGGTGGAACAATTGCATCAAGAGTAGATTATAAAACTGGTGCAGTTCATGCTTCATTTGAACCTGAACAATTAATTGAAATGTTTCCAGAGTTACACGAAATTGCAAATATCGATTCTGTTTTTATTGGAAATATTTGGTCTGATGATTTAAGATTTAAACACATAACTTTAATTGCAAAAGAAATTGAAAAAAATATTTCTAAAGGATATAAAGGAATAATAATAAGTATGGGAACAGATAATTTAGCAGTTGGTGCTGCGGCATTATCCTTTGCCATTGAAAATTCAAATATTCCAATTATTTTTGTTGGTGCACAAAGATCATCAGATAGGGGAAGCAGTGATGCTGGAGTGAATTTAGTTTGTGCAGCAAGTTTTGTTTGTAATTCTAATTATAGAGGTGTTGCAATTTGTATGCATTCAAAATCTTCTGATATAACTTGCGATATTTTTTCTGCTACTAAAACAAAAAAATTGCATACTTCAAGAAGAGATGCTTTCCAAAATATTAATACTGAATCAATTGCAATGGTAGATTATAAAACTGGAAAAGTGAGTATGAAGCAAGAAAACTATTCAAGTGGAGAAATGAAAATACTCCCAGAATTTGAGGACAAAGTTGCAATCTTAAAAATTCATATAAATATGAACCTTGAACAATTTAAATTTTATAAAGGATACAAAGGATTGATAATTGAGGGGACAGGTTTAGGACAAATTCCATTTACTAAAAATGATGGGGTTACTGAAGAACATGAAAAAATAAGACAGGCTTTAAAAGAAGTTATAGAGTCTGGAACTGTGGTTGTAATGACTTCTAATTGTATATTTGGAAGAGTTAATATGGATGTTTACAAACCTGCGAGAGAGTTACAAGAGCTAGGTGTAATTCCGGGTGAAGATATGTTAACTGAAACCGCCTTTGTTAAATTGGCTTGGTTATTGAAAAATCATCCTAATCAAGTTAAAGAATTAATAGGCAAAAATATTTGTGGTGAAATAAGTTCAAGAACAATGTATCAGAATATTTCTCAATTTAATTAA